ccggaggtctccaaggtttcaaaacttagattcaagctcaaatcttcaaaaaccaaaacaaaactcatgaatttcttaagagatttgaaggaaaaaacacaaaagtatcAAATGGTGGCAAAGACTCACCTCTGctcgaaaatagagagaaaaactctctcattttcgggctgaaggtctcttataggtggctagacAAAACCACCTTCGGAGGACGAAAGAGGAGGTCTCGCAGcggcaccaccttcggcggccgaacttgggtttttcttccaaaactattttctttctttcttaaaaccttaaattttttttttaaaattcattttataaaaaccttattttacccttcctaaGGAGATTCTAGCCTTGAGatcccggattccaacggagattctgtcATAGGATTGaaattccgacgccggagtctagctgggtattacaataattaaCGGATTCATCCTTTTATTTTTAGACTTCAACACTTttgttttgaaatttaattccgtcaaaattaaAGGTTGAGGGAAGGACTTCCAAAAATACAGTTAACAACAGGAAAAATAATCGAATTACTCTTTTAACAATCTAATATTTTAGttcctgaaatttaatttttataaatttataagttcttctctcaaaaaattaaaggaaaaatatgttttcatttcaaagatattacataattaacagatttatccttctattttttgaattcaacactttagtctctaaagtttaatttcatcaaaattttaaaaaaaaaaaatctcaaactcaatcttcataaataaataaaaatttcaataaatttaaaatttaaattcaataaaaataacaaaaatcaaaatatataaaatttaaattattaaaaataaaagttaaacctcaatagaaattatttttgtgatGCCGCTCGTTATCGGTCACGACTTGCtatttgaaaaattcattaaaatatctctgatattttaaaaagtttactgattaatttttctgttaattttagtcattaagtattgtaaaaaaaatctaaaataccccTGATACGAAATGATTAATTAGtaaacattttaataatttgagagaccaactaataatttcttttaaattatagggattaaattaaaaaatatttagtaataaaattaatagaaaaactaactagtagactttttaaaatatgagaaatattttaatatattttttaaatttaaaaggttaaatagcgatttttttttatattatagagattaaatagtaattattttattattgataaggatgtttttagaattatatttattttttttaattaagtttattaatttaataaaaaattttaaccgagaaattttagattttaattataaaagtgttgaattctaaaaatagagagataaaaCCGTTAATTCTGTTATATATtagagattaaaaaataattttttaaaaaaattaaaaataaaattattcttttcattagaaataaaactaaaattaaaaaataattaatacttCTTAATCCGCGAAAGTTATATAAATTTAGaggaaataatttttaaaaaatttatagatgataaattattattttagtttcGATTAAGAAAAGtatgttcataaaatttaaattaatttggtagAATATTTTTTAGCAAATGCAAAattattctaatttaattttaatctaacAGATAAATTGAATatctatttttctaaaaattatgtTCTTTTTTCCTATTAAAAAAAGCTTAGCTATTGAGACTTAcgaaattcataaaattttagattaaaaagatttttaaactaaaaattcatattttatattaatttaatatatttaatttttatattgattTATTAAAGTAAATAGTTATCTGTTTACACATCAGCAGTTTTCCAATATATATAAGCACATATAGATTTTTCTGTTTGAATTTTCTTTACGTCTCTGTGTAAAAGAAatgattttatcattttatttttctacaaaAATGAAAttcacattttaaatatttaaaaaataaaaggaaattaatttatacataaaattatttaatttaataataaatatatgtgAATAAATCTGAAAGATTTTATAATCTTACATACAAAGCACCAGAAGATGAAGAGATGAGCACCGTGAAAAATCTGAAAACACACTTTTATTACTTATAGCTTCGACCATATATCACACGTACTAGAACAATCTCTCTTAATCATCTCCCATGGCAATAGTGCTTCCATGGAAACGCCTCACATGATAGCAGATTTGACTTTGACCTCATCACAACCTTTGAGATCATTGGCTTTTGATGCACAGTTGTTCCTAATGACCGTTAACTCTTTAGGCTCCTCTTTACGGGACAGCCACTCATCTATCGTGAACATCTGCTTCGAGCAAATCTCATGAACGTCAGTGGTTGTCACCTCAACGTACTCACAGTACCAGTCAGGATTCGTTCCGCTTGCATCAGAGGTTAAATTCAAGGCGCAGACTGGAGAGTGTAGGCAGGGTCCTTTTCCGCTGAAAATATCTAAATTTCCTCTCTTGAAATAATCGTGGTCAGGCCCCCGCAGGCCGCCCCATGACTCCAGATTTGAAATCTCCACATACTTGCCCTTGGCGTTGTAGAGCGTGACACTGATGATGGAGTCTGTCCCTGCATTGATGAGCAACGCAGTCTTTACATATATCGTGTACACGCAGTCATGCTTATCCTgcaattttttttccaaaatattgttggtgaagaaaagaaaaagaaaaagaaaaagaaaaaagaggcgGTTATGATGGAGGAACTTACAGCAACGACGGCGGTGGAGACTgtaaggagaaggagaaaagaGGCAAGACGAGTGTTCATTGTCATATTTGGGTGAGAAAATGCGAAGCTGTACTGTCTACCATGCAGTTAGAGATTGACATTTATAAATGGTTGAACTAGAAAGAAGGGATCGTTCTGAGTACCTGAGGGCAATAAAGGAAATATACAACATCTACGTGTATAATAAGATACCACGTGTATAGTAAGACACCAATGGATGTGCCCACATGGTAATAGGCAAAGTACCAATGGATGCGTCCACGTGTATAATAAGATACTACAAATAAAGGAAACCGAGGCTTTCTTGTATTTTCCACGTGTAAAATAAGATACCAGTGAATGTGTccacataataatattaattattattattcttcccACTTTTGTAGTTGAAGGTTTTACATGAGTAATTTAGATTAATGCCCTTTCACTTAATTAAAAGGAGAAAATTGTGgatgatttttcaaaaaattaaagatatttttattagaaataaaaatcaaatttaaaaattaatcatctattttttgaaaaaagaatattatttttCCTCTTAAAAGGAAAATGTTTAGTAGGTGGTGGGCCGGATGGCTCAACGGCAGTTTTGTAAGCAAATAAggcattttttaatataaagaaagttaaaaaaaaacacTAGTATATAGTACAGAAAATGCTTTCTCGAGGATTTTGAAGTCTTGGCAGTTGAGGGATCCGAATCTGTTCTACATGAAAATGACTTTGTTAGGAAAAAATGGTATTCTTCACCGTAATGTTGATACCAATCCTTTGGGTCAAGGCCATCTTCTAGAAAAAATTCAAAGCCTCTTTTTCGTTTCGCCGTGGGTGGACTCATCCTTCTTGAGTTCCACATGTATATTCTAATTGGTCTAGAGTCGCCCAAAACTCCTAGATACCCTGTGATGCAGGATGAAGAATTTATTCTTTCAGCGCTTAAGGAAAGAGGGTATCCGATTAAAGAGAGTCTAGCGTTTTTTTCGATGAAGAACTAGAATTCTTCATTCCTCTGGCTATCCAGCTGATACAATTGGGAGAAGAGCGCAACACTTCGCTCGATTTTTTGTtgaaacaaagaaaatggaaaacCACCAGAATCCTCCAGTTGTTGGGATGCAATTGGGTgacaactgtaacagcccggaaaccgaactgctaccggcactaggatccagatcgacttaaggtcgccgggacccgtagtaagcctgctatactgtctgtgtacctgtgaaatcccatacatgatcatacgttttctgtcaaaccattaaaaccttgttttcctccagggcttaacctgtgcatgcactctttctagtctatcaactcataatgtgaagcctggttttctcatatgcattaacaataaaagaaacatacatacactgatcatgtgtctacaacaagggactacaactcttataagttaagcacaaagctacacactatacattatctttttacatgaacatgtccacactagctattacataactctgcttCTTACACACCCTGCTgcactccctctggactctgaacctgcacaactggggttaggggagagggatgagctatacaagcccaatgagcagaactagaaAACATAATCTGAAAatcatgatctcatggaatgcacaacagcacatcatctcagggatagacatgaccaccaaaaatcccaatcctaaaaggatgcctggcctagccaggtcttacaacctcaatctgcctggcccagccaggtcttatcaactctgcctgcctggcccagccaggtcttactatctctgctgcctgctctagtcaggtcttacctacagatggctgcctggcccggccaggtcttataacagagcttgggctattggagtcgccttggtctatccacagcctcatacgcatcgtatatgcaatgcagcatattcgtgaaactaatgcaagcatcctactagactcattatgatgcatgatatatgctcaaagcagtttagttctgaaaagagaagttccactcacctctggctgactctgtactaactctgcaggttctgaaacagtgctcactgctaatctctggggttcctctggtccgtacctacacaggtggactcaaataagggaccaaactaactcaagaacatctctaagaaactccccaaaaaccctttacaagatccccaaacaatcacataaaacatgcaaaagaaagctagacagggcacgttcggcggcaggttcggcggccgaaacccctctccagagacgaaactcatgcatgtttggcggcaccttcgatggccaaaggtctcgtccagagacgaaactcacacactttcggcggccgaactccctctttcgacggccgaaagcccctttctaaATCGAACgcctaactttcgggggcaagttttggcagcctaactttcgagggcaagctttggcagccgaaactgcctccacaaggggttcggcggccgaacctggttttgcccgctgggcagaaccctgctctgtttcatgcaaactcaacacaaaacttacccaacatgcatatcaactactcccaactagcacattgtaacgacccgaaaattggaccgctaccggcgctaggatccgggtcgacttaaggccgccgggacccgtagcaagcctaacataatacctgtaaacctgtataatcccatacatgatcaacaataagcataagaattaaaacttttctttccattgaacatcaaccaaactcaacctgtgcataaacatttacataactttgatccctctgtgggatctcatctgtacccccaatgggtaacataacatctgttgagttggtttacataaacatcataaagatctataagatcatgtataaagggatacaacaatctatggtcaagcacatactaacatccacaaaactcattacataactatactgtacttttacattacaatttgatcatatccattgctagctattacataggcatgacttctttactctatccggactcccgtactatatcctgtacctgtaagcctgggggaaaagggagaggggtgagctaaaagcccagtgagtagagctagtaaaacacattaacactatgctctatgaaatgcatcataacacaaacaattcacataagggttgggtgaacttgtcaccaaatagtccaagttaactctgtgccaggccgtagcatggggtcctggtcttcctgtcatacatacattacttaccattttccagggcctcctctgggctcctggccttcgagtcccataactgtgttttactctgtgccaggcctgtagactggggcctggtctttcttactctgtgccaggccgtagcatggggtcctggtcttcctgtcttggactaaatgggtcatccaacattcacccacatcaacaacaatttatgcaatgcggcatattcgtgaaaactaatgcaatcatcctattgcataatcatgatgcatgaaacatgataaagcatttaatttaaaagatttagttctaattccactcacctctggctgactctgacagtACCGCAgctaaactcactgctggggtcctcggttcctcgggtccgaacctacacaggtggactcaaatgagggaccaaacatacttgaatataactctaaactattccccaaaaaccccctaaaacatcataaattaaccataagaatacatgcatgaaatggctggacagagcactttcggcggcaggttcggcggccgaaagtccctccagagacgaaagtcaggcaggttcggcggcaccttcggcggccgaaagtgccagacagagacgaaagtctcttttcgggggcaccttcggcagccgaatgctgcctccacaaaagggattcggcggccgaaactcccttcggctgccgaacctggtttctgccaaacgggcagaaacttggttcaaatgaacctcctgcctcccaaaaccataaatcatgcatatatctcaaccaaaacatgcatacaagttcctaggggcctcaaacatacataaaccccatctacaacacttcaatcacacacaaacaagctacattgttcaaaaagtcatcaaaaacccataggttcaacatataacctaacatgcatttctacccatagatcttgcataaaacttatttaaaacacataaggagcttaagatcggcccttacctcttggagatcgagagggagacgacctaaacttggagatcctcgaaaatgagctcctgagttcccaaagctccaaaacttgtttcaaaagcttaaatcttcaaaaccaagtgaaaacaagtgaaaatcttgaaagatttagaggaagaacatcaaaaatgggtgagggacggcggaaagctcaccttggccgaaatgggaaaaaaacctcgcccgttttcggctaagggacccttttatagtggctggccagaccacgttcgggggccgaatgtgcctccgcatgcatgccatgttcggcggccgaacatgaggttcggcggccgaacctgaacttccctcactcatgctttcgggggcctaacgtgcctccaaaacgcatgcacgttcggcggccgaacttgactttcggcggccgaacctgggttttcctccaaggacttttcttgtaaaaactccttttatttaatacttaaaaccattaaaaacataaaaacatttcatacaaacatgtttctacccttctagaggtctccgacatccgaggttccaccggacggtaggaattccgataccggagtctagccgggtattacacacataccataaaaacatgcataaaagggcctaaaactACCTTATAACCCaaaacaacacatcaaacaacacttacacATGCTGAAACactaaatcatgcaaaacctcaaccaaaaccctattcatgcatactatccatacaactcccataaaaccttcaaaaatcagtaaaagaggttctggatcttgacttacctcttccaaacaagagatcaagtgattctaacgtggagatatgaagaaaatctcttccaaagctccaaacttccaaacttgctatgtttactcaaaaccttcaaaacacaccaaaactcttacaactcttgaaagatttggtgaaaaccatgaaaaacatgaaagtcaacgtgggagaggcttgaactcacctctggctgcaagtgggggagcaatatcctccttccaccgaccctttggccctttttataggtggctggccagaccaccttcggcagccgaaggagaacccgaaaccatgcaatgttcggcggccgaaagtgacctttggcggtcgaacctttgcatttctcccttgttgcctttctttcaaaaatcattttcctttatacgtaaaaccttaaaacaaggCAAAATACCtcagaaaacatatgtattacccttcttaagggttccgacacccgagattccaccagactacaggaattccgaggccggactcgagccgggtattacattctccccctcttaagaacattcgtccccgaatgttcctcaaacaacaacacacataaacacataaacacatagcaatggggaaaacctaaccttaaaacagatatggatattgctggagcatggactcccgtgttttccaagtgcactcttctagtttatggtggttccacaggactttcaccatcggtatctccttgtttctcagctttcgaatctgggtgtcaatgatccgcactggctgttctacatatgtgagatctccaaggatctctacatcaggttcactgagaaccttttctggatctgacacaaatttcctcaacatagacacattgaataccgggtgaattcggtCCATcaatgcaggtaaatccagcctatacgacacaggcccgatcttctgcaagatctcaaagggacctatgtaccgtggagctaatttacccttctttccaaagcgaaccactcccttcattggagacaccttcagcaataccatatccccctcctggaactctatctgcttcctacggatgtctgcatagcttttctgcctgcttacagctgttctgatcctctctctgatcacaggcactaacttgctggtaatctcaactaactctggccctgcaagagccttctctcctacctcttcccagcaaacaggtgttctgcacttcctcccatacagagcttcataaggagccatccctatgctagcatgatggttgttgttgtaggcaaactccaccagaggtagatgctgcctccaagaaccgccaaagtctaacacacacattctcagcatatcttctatggtttggatggtcctttctgactgaccgtctgtctgtggatgaaaagcagtgctgaaatccaatcttgtacccatagcagcttgcaaactccgccaaaacctggaggtgaactgcggtcctctatctgatactatcgacactggaactccatgcagcttgactctctcttctacatagacctacgccaatttgtccacagcatagttgctcctgactggaatgaagtgagcagattttgtcaatctgtccacaatcacccatatggagtctagcctgttggacgtcgccggtaaccccactacaaaatccatagcgatgttctcccatttccattctggaatcggcagtgggttaagcattccagccggcttctggtgttctagcttcaccctttgataggtctcgcaggctgacacaaactgtgccacttccctcttcatcgctggccaccaatacacccttcttaaatcttgatacatcttggtggctccagggtgaacgctatacctcgcattatgagcttccctcataatgtcttcctttaaactgctatcatctggtacacataatctcttaccgtgccgaagaatcccctcactgtcaaatctgaactctgcactattgcccgattgaacagtcctggcaatcgtcactaactcagggtcttcgtgctgtttcagagccacttgctctagaaacactggtgtaactctcatctgtgcaatcaaagcacctgtaccagataactgcaactgtagcccttcatccatgagtctgtaaaagtccttcaccaccggtcttctctctactgcaatgtgggataaactgccaagtgacttccggcttaaggcgtcagctacaacattagccttacccggatgatacttgatcttgcaatcgtaatcactgagcaattctacccaccgtctctgcctcaagtttaactctctctgactcaagatgtgctgcaggctcttatgatccgta
This genomic interval from Manihot esculenta cultivar AM560-2 chromosome 12, M.esculenta_v8, whole genome shotgun sequence contains the following:
- the LOC110628582 gene encoding PLAT domain-containing protein 3, with the translated sequence MTMNTRLASFLLLLTVSTAVVADKHDCVYTIYVKTALLINAGTDSIISVTLYNAKGKYVEISNLESWGGLRGPDHDYFKRGNLDIFSGKGPCLHSPVCALNLTSDASGTNPDWYCEYVEVTTTDVHEICSKQMFTIDEWLSRKEEPKELTVIRNNCASKANDLKGCDEVKVKSAIM